The Pungitius pungitius chromosome 10, fPunPun2.1, whole genome shotgun sequence DNA window AAGATAAGTTTGTTGTTTTCCACCGTTTAGAAATTCGCAACGGACCGCGTGCTAAACGGACTTGAAAAAGAGCAAGCTAACATGGCGGAACAACAAAGGAGATTGCCTCGACTGACGTTCGACGGAGATGAGACTATGAGCTTTGGGAGACCAAAATGTTGCGACATCATCTATCAGGACTAAAGGACACGGTGCTGAGAGAACCGGTGTCAGAAGCCGAAATAGcgacagatgaaaagaaaaacgcAGACGCGTATGCGGAGCTAATTCTACTTTTAGACGACAAAAGTCTATCATTAGTTATGAGAGATGCACTCAACAATGGAAGAAAAGCTTTGGCAATATTGAGAGAGTTTTATGCCGGGAGGGGAAAGCCCCGTATAATCAACTTGTGCACCACGTTGACATCGCTTCTGAAAGCAAATGAGGAAAGTGTAATGGACAATATTATCAGAGCCGAAACCGCCATCACAGCACCGCGCAACGCGGGTGAAACGCTAGGAGACGGACTGCTAGTCGCTATGGTCCTAAAGGGATTGCCTGAAAGTTTTAAGCCATTTGCAATACATGTGGCACATGCAGACGATAATATTACGTTTGCAGAATTCAAGACTAAACTACGTAGTTTTGAAGAGACAGAAAAGATAAAAGCAGCTGAGTCAAGCGACAGTGTGATGAAGACTCAGGGAAAAACTGGACGGCGGCCCGCCAAGACGAGCACGTGGCTGGATAAAGGACGACGCAGAGTTGATGTGTTTCAAGTGTGGCGCCAAAGGCTACAGAGCAAAAGAATGTCGACAGAAAACCTGGTGTAGTCACTGCAgaagtgacacacacaaagacgccaCGTGTAGGCGTAAGGACAAGGACAGTAAGAGCACAAAGGATGGTGTGAGTAAAGCCTCAGAAGACGCCGAGGACTACGTGTTCAAGATGAGAGACGGCGAGACCGATACCCAGCGGCAGCCGCCATGCAACTTCCAGCAGAGGGGTCTGATGGTGGACACAGGGGCTACCTCTCATATCATCACGGACATAACCATGTTCAAGAGCTTTGACTGCGCGTTCAGGCCGGAAACGCACAGTGTCGAGCTGGCAGACGGCACCCGGTGCATTGGGATCGCTCAGCGCAGGTGAAATGCTGAGGTTTCCCTCATTGACAGCAAAGGACAGCGACGCAAGGCGGTACTGAAAGACGCTTTGTTTGTACCGTCGTACCCCCAGAGCATCTTCTCTGTGAAGGCAGCAACCACCAGTGGGGCTACGGTCGTCTTTAAAGAAGATAAAGACGCCCTGATAACCAGAGACGGTACCAGGTTTAACATTCATGTATACGGAAGGTTGTATTTTTTGCACACTGAAGCTGAGTCTAATGATAAGTGTAACGCACGACATACAGACATGGCACAAGATATTGGGCCACTGTAACTATGAAGATGTTTTTAAGTTGCAGAATGTTGTTGAAGGTATGCAGATCAAGGGCAAAACAGGCAGACCCGAGCAAGATTGTGAGGTATGTATTCAGGGGAAATTTGCCCAAACCAGAAATAGGGATCCTGATACCAGAGCAAAAGCTCCCTTACAGATGGTACACACAGACCTCGCAGGTCCAGTAGCCACAGAGTCAATAGATGGTTACAAATATGTGCAGTCATTCACCGATGATTACTCAAGCGCagtatttgtatattttctaaAGAAGAAAAGTGACACCGTACAGGCTACAGAAAAGTTCCTAGCAGATGTATCACCTTACGGAAAAGTAAAGTGCAGATCAGATCCGATAACAAAACTGAGTTTACATCTGGTGATTTTCAAATACTgttgaggaaaaacaacatcagACATGAAACGTCAGCTCCGTATTCCCCACACCAAAACGGAACTGCAGAGAGAGGTTGGCGTACTCTCTTTGGGATGGGAAGATGTATGTTAGTTGAAAGTGCACTACCAAAGCAGTTATGGCCCAACGCAGTACAAACAGCAGCAATAGTACACAACCGGTGTTTTAGCAGACGTACTGCACAGACTCCTTATGAGTCGTTGACAGACAAGAAGCCTAATGTGTCTAAGATGCAAAAGTTCGGTTCTGTATGCTACACTTACAAACAGGAAAAGGGAAAACTTGATTCCAGATGTGACACGGGACGTTTTGTAGGTTACAATAAGAAAAGCCCAGcctatttggtgtattatccaGGTACAAACAAAGTTCAAAAACACAGACTAGTGAAGTTTGTGAGCAAGGCAGCCGTggaaaaacagacacagacaggtgAGCCAGATCCAAGCAACGACTAACGAGACCACACAGAGTAGGAGTACAGAAAATGCTCAAGAACCAATTGCCCAAGCACAACAGAGTGTGCCGAGTGATGAACCCGAGAGTAGGAGGTATCCTGCTAGAGAAAGAAGAACACCGAGTTACTTAGATGACTTTGTAACTGAAGACAGTGATGGTGACGGGGTTCATATCACAGTAGACTATTGCTGTAGAGCCATATGTGGCATTCCACAGACTTATGGGGAAGCAATGGAGTCAGCTAACTCAAAAGGATGGGTAAAAGCAATGGATGAGGAAATCCAATCCCTGAACGAGAACAAAACTTTTACCCCGACAACACTACCAATAGGCAAGAAAACAGTGGGGGGTAGATGAGTTTACTCCATAAAGACTGAtgcagatggaaaaaaaacataaagcaaggTTTGTAGCTCAGGGTTACAGCCAGAAACTGGGAGTAGACTATGGGGAAACGTTTTCACCCACTGCAGACTTGACGAGTGTGAGGGTTGTGCTACAGAAAGCAGCACAGGAGAATTTACTTTTACACCAAATGGACGTGAAAACAGCGTATCTACACGCCCCCATAAACTATAagatctgtcacggtttgggtctgctctatgtcttactttgtagttttcatgtctcttgtgttcctgggtaacttcacttcctgccttgtcctgtgattgcctgattgattccacctgtgtccaatcacctgcacctcccttgtgtatttaagccctgtgtgccagttgtcctttgtcgcgtcattgtctttgtcagtcctcgttggtgcacgttccgttggttgtgaaataaagagcacttcgtttGAAgatcctgcgtctgagtcctgcctgcttccgcccgCACCTCCACCTACGTGACAAGATCTACATAAATCCACCAGAGGGCTTTCAAGAGAAAGAGGGTATATTCTATAAGCTAGAAAAATCGCTTTATGGTCTAAAACAATCCGGGTGAAATTGGAATAAGGTTTTGCATGATTGCCTAACTGAGAATGGTTTTACACAAAACCCAGCCGACCACTGTGTTTAAGCCAAAGAGTCAAAAGAAGGAAAGGTgatgttaggaatttaagtagaagtgcacccctagcggtgagaagtatgttacatgtatcaATGCTTAGtttagaattgtagtttgtgtgatgtcagatagtagatattacaattggatgttaaatgaagtgaatgtaatatagacaataacaatttgaAGTCAtctaaatcatataaatactgtacacattaacatcctgtcatgatgtaatgttgaaacctggggacagaagctaatttctgtcctgatggatttctcctacctttccccagagagggtttttatgtaggagttttttctcctgtcaggtattaatttAGCAATGTAAGACAGCcaaatgaggcaatgtgttgcaccagataaactgtgataaaccattaagtactgtgatcttatatgttgtgatgCATTGGAATGAAttggacagggagagagagacagagagggggatccagagtcacacgtggcagttcacacctaggtgtgaaaaggctggaccaggaaggagccaatgacattcaaatacaccccgAAGACAacccccgggagcttcaaatcacCAAACCAAGGAATAAGaagattagatttttcctgcagccgtcctgaggagtcacttttgacttggccggggaaatctctatttcgcgaaatatatcactattcacaatcttatttcactttgtaattgtagaccTTACTCTTTgattagttattaaatactttttgatttttaaaacccgagctagttgacttttgcttcactgtatcctgcctggacgagaacaaagggaagctggtctccccttcggccttcagaacctaaCAGTGATCATAATCATATGGGTCGATGATCTGATCATTGCAGCGAGCAATGAAGAGGGactgaaaaatgtgaaagagaTGCTTGCagaaaagtttaaaatgaaagatCTTGGCAAACTATAACATTTTCTGGGTATCGATTTTAGTCAGTCAGAAGGGTGTGTAAAAATGTCACAGGAAAAGTACACTAACAAGATACTACAGTGTTTTAATATGCAAGACTGTAGACCAAGAGAAACACCCTGTGAGCAAAAGCTGGAGTATACTAAGGGTGCAGTAACAACAACAGTAGTGAGAAACTAGGTATACAGGCCTACAGTGACGCAGACTGGGCGGCTGATACCAGTGATAGACGCAGTACCACAGGATACTGTGTGAGCCTTAGTCAATACAGCTCTCTGATCTCATGGAAGACTAGAAAGCAGCCTACAGTCGCGCTATCCACATGCGAGGCAGAATATATGGCACTGGCATCAACCATACAAGAGTGTCTATACCTAAAGCAGTTACTGGAAGGTATAGATAACTATGAGTACACACAAACTGTAGTACATGAGGACAATCAGGGAACAATCGCTCTCGCCCAAAACCCTGTAAACAGACGAAGATGTAAACATATTGACATAAAGTATCACTTTATCAGGTCAACTGTTAATGAGGGAAGAGTGACTTTGATGTATTGTTCTACTGATAACATGATTGCTGATGTAATGACCAAACCTGTAAATAAGTTGAAACTGAGGAAGTTTACAGGTGCTCTTTTTGGAGACATGTGTATGACAGGAGTCcacattcattctgtttttttttgttttcatttttgcttaATAGGATAGCAATCTGAGTACAACTGGGGGtgttaaaatatgttcattatgtcctcagttgtaataataatgtaatgcagTACCGTTCTGTATTAGGCTTAAGCCACAAGGGGGCGCTAAAGTGGACGCGTTTGCGttactgttttgtttgtcccaaatGTTATATGAGTTATTATATATAGAAGGTAATGAAGGCTGTCTGACCGTGAGACTGATGTATCAGCAGCTCGTTATAAATATGCCGAAGGCGGCTAAAGATGGTTCATCTTCATCGTCCACTCTTTTCCTCCGAATGCAACGTTAGCTGCAAGAAGGCACGCAACTCAACTCaacagaccctccagcaccgggcggtcagctcatctcagcccacagaaagcagcctgttttcggcgagtcttctgtgaaatgttcCGCTGGTTTtgacgtctccgtagcggttatacatgagatttaactgtactataccGAGTCTTCACATGTTTTAaagtggtgtcagagactgatgttggcCACctgttacgtctgtttgaggacagagtttagattcataacttcatgtttaaatgtaactttaacgtattgtctgtaaccGCAGAGTTGTTACTGTAATGattaaatgagacaaaagcttgttaaatagtaaaatatttaagtcaaaaactgaattaaaacgtattagcaagaccagctgccgtggtgacgtcatcaagtcagctgctgttccaattgcggaaatatCCGTTCtctgttctcccgaacctgcgagtcaggactccagaGTCTATTCttgcgggaacgcaagtccgttctcggtTCTCCAGAATCTGCGAGTCACGTCTCACTCATGGATGACTCACGAGTCGCGAGGCTTTTAGTGTGGACTACATCCATCCTGAGCACAGTTGTAGAAGGTATGTAAGCTTTGATAAATggttttctttaaacaaacaacGTCGAAGAAACGATGACAATATTCTGCttctatgtatttttttctatcTTTCCCACAAGGATCTTTAAATCTGTTAGTCTAGCGTGGATTTAATGACTCGCtgcttatttttttcaaagacagAAATAGATGTGTCACTAAATTTCACTAAAACTATAAAGATAATTTTGTGGCGGGACATGTAGTTACAGTACTGTACAGTAATATTACACagtgaaaacagacaaacattCCTTGGTTTATTGTagcacacacactgaactgCAATGCAACATATAGTTGTGTTTTACTATTCGTATTTGCACCTTTCACGTTTTCACATTCAACACGCTGGTTTGTTTTCAACAGTGATAAACACGGTGGTTCATAGTCACCACTGTCGTCTCTCAGCAAAAAGGTTCTGGGTTCAAGTCCCCGCGGCGgcttttctgtgtggagtcCGTGTTCTtcccgtgtctgcgtgggttcttctcccacagtccaaagacatgctctggattaggttgattggtgactctaaattgcccgtatGTGTGTGGATGATTGTCTGTATGTGTCAGCCCCCTgtgaccctgtatgaaggataagctgctttgaagatggatggatggatgatgacgTTTTGTTTTGTACCTTCAGGGCCACAGTCCCAATGGTCGTTGGTCTCTAAAATAACTAAATTTATATTGCAGCTTATAAGTcgttatacaaatatataatttattagACAGTGTTCTTGGATAGTTGAGCCAAGTTTGTTGTCATTGAGATGATTCTGAAGATTAGACTGTTTAGAGAATGACAAAACTAAATATCCAGCAAGAATGGATTCTTGATGGGATTTTATTTACCTTCCAGCTCACCAGTTGATTGGAGGAAACGTGACCGCGGTGCAAGGAGGGACGGCCATCTTGCCATGCAAACTCATCAACGCTAAAGACTCCCTCACCTATATCGCATGGAGGAAGGAACCTAATTGGGacaatttcattttgtttatgtatattattGGAATGAAATTCGACAACGGAGTGGATAAACGATTTGAATTTTTTGGAGACCTTAGTGACTACAATGGATCATTACGGTTTTCCAACATCACTTTGAGAGATGAAGGCACCTACACCTGCATCTTCAGTTTGTTCCCCACCGGAAATGTTAAGACGGAGATACATTTAAACTTGCTTGGTATGTTTCATTGTATTAAATGTGTATGAGTGTGAAAGCAGTGTTGACCTTCATGCTCACATGGCGACTTCTCTTAACTCCTCTTACTCTGCTAGTGCCTCCGGTCACAAGCCTTGAGGATAATCGTCCTATTTTGGGTAATGAAGAAGTTCCCCTTGTTACGTGCAAAGCAGCTGGTTCCAAGCCTGCTGCAGAGGTTCGGTGGCTCAAAGGTACTTTGGGAAAAAAAGTGAGGGAAACAACTAATGTCACCCGTCATGACAACGGTACGACAACCACAGTCAGCTCGCTGTCTGGGGTGCCGAGCAGAGAAATGCACGGTCACTTTATTGAGTGTATCGTCAGTAATGCAGCCCTGTCACAAGAGGAGAGGCTGCCTTTCAACATCCAGATCTACTGTGAGTAAACAAATGCTTCATCTCTTACACACAATGTCGACCATTCATGTTCAGTTTCCATTTAGGAATTTCTCGGTTGttaattttatttaatgaattcTTTAAGAGCAGTGGATAAAGACAATGTTTGCACCATCACATGTGTTCTCAGGTGTTTTGGCTGTATGGGCCTCTGCTCTGGTTGAAGGGATATAAAGTTATTCCTGGGATACATATTGTATGActagaataaatacatttttcaagtaCAATTAAATGGTGCTAAGGCGGTAATAGCAGCTAAAATTAAACGTCTCCTCTTAGATTAAAGTTACAGAGCAAGAGAGCTTTCTGTAATATTAGGTGCACAAAATATTTGTGAACTCTCAAATTAACAGTTTTAATTATGGCTATCAATGACAGACCTCATTTTATCTCACAGTCTCACCCATTGAAGTGAAAATCAGCAAGAAATCGGAGGATGCCTTTGAATGTGTGACTGAAGCCAACCCACATGCAGATATTACCTGGAGCAGGTACAGTAGCTTGAATGAACCGGTTTTTAATCGGTCAATCATAACCAAACAATACTTTCATGTTGAACGCGGTCTTTATCACGCGCTTTCTATAAAGTTTAAAccacattttattattcatcatTAGTCAGCTcttcacactcaaacattttcCTACTCCCAATGTACTGCtggaaaaaataatcaaacattTAAGTTTAGTCATTGAGGAATCCAGTCCAAAGTCTTTTGGATTAGTTGTGGTTAATTTGTAACTCCAAATTAGTTGATGTgagagtgaatggttgtttgtctggGAGTGAgtccactctgactgctaggaaccctcggtgtgacacttgaatCCCGACTCTCCatgactcccaacatcacagcgacaacacgatcctgtaggtacacgctgtacaacatcaggagaatacgaccccttctcagtcagaaggcagcgcaggtactgatttaGGCTCTTGTCATTTCCCACCTTGACTATtctaactctctcctggcacgtctccctgctaccgccattcgaatTCTGCAGCTCATCTAGAATGCAGCAGCACGAcgggtcttcaaccttccgaaattctcccacactactccacttctccgctctcttcactggttaccagtggctgcccgcacccacttcaaaacattggttctcacataccatgctgtgaatggatcgggtccagtctacatccaggacatggtgaaaccctagatcccaacccgcacactccgctctgcatctgccaaactgcttgttcctccctctctgagagaaaagcacacggCGAGATTGCGACTCTTTGCTCTCCTGGCTCCTAAATAGACGAaagagctctctgatgacatcagggccACAGAGAGTCTTCGCATATtctgccgcaaactaaagacacacctcttcagactatacctcgaccaaaacactaacaaattgaaACACTTTagttgtacttataatggctcttacataGAActagttgtaaatcggcttatttgatgaaattgcatgttcttgttttttgttcttatgGGTTTGAATCCTTATGGGGGAaatacacttattgtaagtcgctttggataaaagcatcagctaaatgacatgtaatgtaacggtACTGATGATTGAAATTCATTCCAATTTCGGCACACCTTAACATTGTTCTGACTCCTGGTTTTTAAGTCTTTATTcagctgtttgtctttttcagatCTGACCATTCTAGGCTTCAGTCTACCGTCAGAGTAGAGGGTGCTACGCTACGGTTTGGGagcatgacctctgacctgaatGGCCTCTACCGGTGTGAAGTATCTAAcccatatggaaaaaaacacagttacATTGATGTGCATGtgacttctggtgaggtcaAGTTTAATTTGGAATTGATTTTTTGTCAAAAGTGTcagtgtcttctttttttgttcggTTTGTGTGTAGAACTCGgattctgttttcattttttgtgtctAATAGAGAAAGGGACATTGCAGCTAAATAATTAATGGAGGTAAACCTATGCGCTCTTATGGACATGGACATTCTGGAGAATTTAATTttaatccggagagacttgttgaagtttgaacaccgctttattataacaggcataaatattgatattgcaatgtgtttgggacttggactccatcctgccgtaggatggAACAGGGGCCAAGATGCCGAGCCGAtgcatatccccccccccccccctttgggagtccagacactggtggtggtggtgatggtggtagagaataagttgctcaaatttcctgatgtgccaggttctgctgtagattggaggtgtcaggggtggtggtcacctttggtgcgcgctgaaatgacaactgacagcaaaagAGAGAACATTCTTTTAAAGTTTGCTTTAGACTATTTTTCCTTTACAGTTTCCACCATGTTTTTCAATCCTTCTGGTCTAATTTCTTCTAATAAAA harbors:
- the LOC119229256 gene encoding nectin-1-like isoform X1 translates to MDDSRVARLLVWTTSILSTVVEAHQLIGGNVTAVQGGTAILPCKLINAKDSLTYIAWRKEPNWDNFILFMYIIGMKFDNGVDKRFEFFGDLSDYNGSLRFSNITLRDEGTYTCIFSLFPTGNVKTEIHLNLLVPPVTSLEDNRPILGNEEVPLVTCKAAGSKPAAEVRWLKGTLGKKVRETTNVTRHDNGTTTTVSSLSGVPSREMHGHFIECIVSNAALSQEERLPFNIQIYFSPIEVKISKKSEDAFECVTEANPHADITWSRSDHSRLQSTVRVEGATLRFGSMTSDLNGLYRCEVSNPYGKKHSYIDVHVTSGEVKFNLELIFCQKCQCLLFLFGLCVELGFCFHFLCLIEKGTLQLNN
- the LOC119229256 gene encoding nectin-1-like isoform X2, encoding MDDSRVARLLVWTTSILSTVVEAHQLIGGNVTAVQGGTAILPCKLINAKDSLTYIAWRKEPNWDNFILFMYIIGMKFDNGVDKRFEFFGDLSDYNGSLRFSNITLRDEGTYTCIFSLFPTGNVKTEIHLNLLVPPVTSLEDNRPILGNEEVPLVTCKAAGSKPAAEVRWLKGTLGKKVRETTNVTRHDNGTTTTVSSLSGVPSREMHGHFIECIVSNAALSQEERLPFNIQIYFSPIEVKISKKSEDAFECVTEANPHADITWSRSDHSRLQSTVRVEGATLRFGSMTSDLNGLYRCEVSNPYGKKHSYIDVHVTSESCSACWILLGILIITILFLVAALCYI